A genomic stretch from Argiope bruennichi chromosome 2, qqArgBrue1.1, whole genome shotgun sequence includes:
- the LOC129956731 gene encoding WD repeat-containing protein 70-like encodes MEDDIEEMNKLRQIRNRRYRNKADTTNDDSENEPSLNEIPDDPGPDKDIASLMGFASFGKKARTFDFDALFEQTRRAAKEKYDSNKDKVLASDSAEVEQNTKTIESNSSASDSSSEESSDSEEEIGPPIPENIINSNDDTKSKVDDDKDSESEDEPSTLMNDRYKSIPASHEVILEHGDKTVSAISLDPNGARLISGGYDFDVKFWDFAGMDVSLQSFRCLRPCESHQIKNIEYSITGDAILIVSGNSQAKILDRDGFELSECPKGDQYISDMAKTKGHCAMLNDGCWHPRIKEEFLTCSNDGSLRIWLMDEKVQQKNVIKPRQQGGLRAIPISCRYSRDGQLVAAACQDGSIQMWDHRKHFVNTCLLMRNAHDKGTDTSSLAFSYDNHYVASRGGDDTLKLWDLRNFKQPVNVAYSLFNRYPMTDCSFSPDDSFIFTGVSLRKNETKGKLIFLNRNTFQTAYELEVGDSDVVRSIWHPKLNQIIASTKSGIVKVYYSPELSERGAKLCVVKTKHKAKHTEMICEQQIITPHALPMFRVDRPKSTKKQMEKDRKDPLKSQRPDLPVTGPGQGGRIASAGNTLSSFIVRNLGLKKKVDDTLDPREAILKYAKDAEENPYWVTPAYSKTQPKPVFLNEEKSDEPPNKQRKI; translated from the coding sequence ATGGAAGACGATATTGAGGAAATGAATAAATTGCGCCAAATAAGAAATCGGAGGTATCGGAATAAAGCTGACACTACTAATGACGATTCTGAAAACGAACCGTCATTAAATGAAATTCCTGATGATCCTGGCCCTGACAAAGATATTGCATCTTTAATGGGATTTGCGAGTTTTGGAAAAAAAGCACGAACGTTCGATTTTGATGCGCTTTTTGAACAGACTCGGAGAGCAgcgaaagaaaaatatgattctaATAAAGACAAAGTTTTGGCATCTGATTCAGCAGAAGTTGAGCAAAATACCAAGACAATTGAGTCAAATTCAAGTGCATCGGATTCCTCAAGCGAAGAATCAAGTGACAGTGAAGAAGAAATAGGTCCACCGattcctgaaaatattattaattcaaacgATGACACAAAATCAAAAGTGGATGATGATAAAGATTCAGAAAGTGAAGATGAACCATCCACATTGATGAATGATAGATATAAGTCTATACCAGCAAGTCATGAAGTAATTCTTGAGCATGGTGATAAAACTGTATCAGCTATCAGTCTTGATCCTAATGGAGCTCGCCTTATTAGTGGTGGATatgattttgatgtaaaattctgGGATTTTGCTGGCATGGATGTTTCTTTGCAATCATTTCGTTGCCTTAGACCCTGTGAATCACATCAGATAAAAAACATTGAGTACAGTATAACTGGTGATGCAATACTCATTGTTTCTGGCAACTCCCAAGCAAAAATATTAGATAGAGATGGTTTTGAACTTTCAGAATGTCCTAAAGGAGACCAATACATTTCTGACATGGCTAAAACTAAAGGACATTGTGCAATGTTAAATGACGGTTGTTGGCATCCTCggataaaagaagaatttttaacttGCTCCAATGATGGAAGTCTAAGGATTTGGCTGATGGATGAGAAAGTTCAACAGAAAAATGTCATCAAGCCTCGACAGCAAGGTGGACTACGAGCAATCCCAATATCTTGTCGATATAGTCGAGATGGGCAACTAGTAGCTGCTGCATGCCAAGATGGATCAATTCAAATGTGGGATCATAGAAAACACTTTGTAAACACTTGCCTGTTGATGCGTAATGCTCATGATAAAGGTACTGATACATCATCATTAGCATTTTCATATGATAATCATTATGTGGCATCAAGAGGTGGGGATGATACTTTAAAATTATGGGACTTAAGGAATTTTAAACAACCTGTGAATGTAGCTTATTCTTTATTTAACAGATATCCAATGACTGATTGCAGTTTCAGTCCAGATGATAGCTTTATTTTTACAGGTGTATCACttagaaaaaatgaaactaagggcaaattaatatttcttaataggaATACTTTTCAGACTGCTTATGAGTTAGAAGTTGGAGATTCAGATGTTGTTAGGAGTATTTGGCATCCAAAACTTAACCAAATTATTGCTAGTACTAAAAGTGGTATTGTGAAAGTCTATTACAGTCCCGAATTGAGTGAACGAGGTGCAAAATTATGTGTTGTAAAAACGAAGCATAAAGCTAAGCACACTGAAATGATATGTGAACAACAAATCATTACTCCTCATGCTCTTCCTATGTTTAGAGTTGACAGGCCAAAAAGTACcaaaaaacaaatggaaaaagATCGTAAAGATCCTTTGAAATCACAAAGACCAGATCTTCCAGTTACTGGACCAGGTCAAGGTGGGAGAATAGCATCGGCAGGAAATACTTTGTCCTCCTTTATTGTCAGAAATCTGGGATTGAAAAAGAAAGTAGATGACACATTAGATCCTCGAGAAGCTATTCTAAAATATGCAAAAGATGCTGAAGAAAATCCATATTGGGTTACTCCTGCATATTCTAAAACACAACCTAAACCTGTGtttttgaatgaagaaaaatcaGACGAACCTCCAAacaagcaaagaaaaatataa
- the LOC129956738 gene encoding ubiquinone biosynthesis O-methyltransferase, mitochondrial-like isoform X1, with amino-acid sequence MYLKSEIVDHTSFSFTESPIVIIHSSNQAKMPWFAKIQKVKLFFIWLFQANRLYKFFAEMATRFWSITSRLKNFWWQPFSAKNFSSASKALEGSTVDSEEVSKFTQKANEWWSNPYRLLYTMNTLRVPFIRDGILYASEVTIKKPLPLEGYKIIDVGCGGGLLAEPLARLGAQVTGLDPGLENIEAAKEHASQDEEINNRLNYVCDTIENFVTVSPGTFDAVVCSEVIEHVADVPIFVNNCVELAKEGGSLFFTTINRTTVSYFAAILAAEYVLNIVPRGTHNWNKFVQPSELSEMLKGLNCRIVSIEGMLYNPLTRTWNWCSNTSNNYALHAIK; translated from the exons atgtatttaaaaagtgaaatagtTGATCATACTTCTTTCTCATTTACTGAAAGTCCCATCGTGATAATTCATTCTTCAAATCAAGCAAAAATGCCAtg GTTTGCAAAAATTCAGAAAGTGAAACTATTTTTCATCTGGTTATTTCAGGCTAAtagactttataaattttttgctgaa ATGGCCACTCGATTCTGGTCTATAACCTCtcgtttgaaaaatttttggTGGCAACCTTTCTCTGCCAAGAATTTCAGTTCTGCCTCTAAAGCTTTGGAGGGTTCAACAGTAGATTCTGAAGAAGTTTCGAAGTTCACTCAGAAAGCCAATGAATGGTGGAGCAATCCATATCGCTTATTATACACAATGAATACTCTGAGGGTTCCATTTATAAGAGATGGTATTTTATATGCATCTGAAGTGACAATTAAAAAGCCATTGCCACTTGAAGGGTACAAGATTATCGATGTTGGTTGTGGTGGAGGCCTCTTGGCTGAACCATTGGCAAGACTTGGTGCACAAGTCACTGGGCTTGATCCTGGCTTGGAGAACATTGAAGCTGCAAAAGAACATGCTTCCCAAGATGAAGAAATCAATAATCGATTGAATTATGTATGTGAcactattgaaaattttgttactgTTTCCCCTGGCACATTTGATGCTGTTGTGTGCAGTGAAGTCATTGAACATGTGGCTGATGTTccaatatttgttaataattgtgTGGAACTTGCTAAAGAAGGTGGATCACTGTTTTTTACTACTATTAACCGCACAACTGTATCTTATTTTGCAGCCATTTTAGCTGCAGAATACGTTTTAAACATTGTTCCTCGAGGAACTCACAATTGGAATAAATTTGTTCAGCCGAGTGAATTAAGTGAAATGTTGAAAGGTTTAAATTGTCGAATAGTATCGATAGAAGGAATGCTGTACAATCCTTTGACTAGAACATGGAATTGGTGTAGTAACACCTCAAATAATTATGCTTTGcatgctataaaataa
- the LOC129956738 gene encoding ubiquinone biosynthesis O-methyltransferase, mitochondrial-like isoform X2: MMATRFWSITSRLKNFWWQPFSAKNFSSASKALEGSTVDSEEVSKFTQKANEWWSNPYRLLYTMNTLRVPFIRDGILYASEVTIKKPLPLEGYKIIDVGCGGGLLAEPLARLGAQVTGLDPGLENIEAAKEHASQDEEINNRLNYVCDTIENFVTVSPGTFDAVVCSEVIEHVADVPIFVNNCVELAKEGGSLFFTTINRTTVSYFAAILAAEYVLNIVPRGTHNWNKFVQPSELSEMLKGLNCRIVSIEGMLYNPLTRTWNWCSNTSNNYALHAIK; encoded by the exons Atg ATGGCCACTCGATTCTGGTCTATAACCTCtcgtttgaaaaatttttggTGGCAACCTTTCTCTGCCAAGAATTTCAGTTCTGCCTCTAAAGCTTTGGAGGGTTCAACAGTAGATTCTGAAGAAGTTTCGAAGTTCACTCAGAAAGCCAATGAATGGTGGAGCAATCCATATCGCTTATTATACACAATGAATACTCTGAGGGTTCCATTTATAAGAGATGGTATTTTATATGCATCTGAAGTGACAATTAAAAAGCCATTGCCACTTGAAGGGTACAAGATTATCGATGTTGGTTGTGGTGGAGGCCTCTTGGCTGAACCATTGGCAAGACTTGGTGCACAAGTCACTGGGCTTGATCCTGGCTTGGAGAACATTGAAGCTGCAAAAGAACATGCTTCCCAAGATGAAGAAATCAATAATCGATTGAATTATGTATGTGAcactattgaaaattttgttactgTTTCCCCTGGCACATTTGATGCTGTTGTGTGCAGTGAAGTCATTGAACATGTGGCTGATGTTccaatatttgttaataattgtgTGGAACTTGCTAAAGAAGGTGGATCACTGTTTTTTACTACTATTAACCGCACAACTGTATCTTATTTTGCAGCCATTTTAGCTGCAGAATACGTTTTAAACATTGTTCCTCGAGGAACTCACAATTGGAATAAATTTGTTCAGCCGAGTGAATTAAGTGAAATGTTGAAAGGTTTAAATTGTCGAATAGTATCGATAGAAGGAATGCTGTACAATCCTTTGACTAGAACATGGAATTGGTGTAGTAACACCTCAAATAATTATGCTTTGcatgctataaaataa
- the LOC129956738 gene encoding ubiquinone biosynthesis O-methyltransferase, mitochondrial-like isoform X3 yields MATRFWSITSRLKNFWWQPFSAKNFSSASKALEGSTVDSEEVSKFTQKANEWWSNPYRLLYTMNTLRVPFIRDGILYASEVTIKKPLPLEGYKIIDVGCGGGLLAEPLARLGAQVTGLDPGLENIEAAKEHASQDEEINNRLNYVCDTIENFVTVSPGTFDAVVCSEVIEHVADVPIFVNNCVELAKEGGSLFFTTINRTTVSYFAAILAAEYVLNIVPRGTHNWNKFVQPSELSEMLKGLNCRIVSIEGMLYNPLTRTWNWCSNTSNNYALHAIK; encoded by the coding sequence ATGGCCACTCGATTCTGGTCTATAACCTCtcgtttgaaaaatttttggTGGCAACCTTTCTCTGCCAAGAATTTCAGTTCTGCCTCTAAAGCTTTGGAGGGTTCAACAGTAGATTCTGAAGAAGTTTCGAAGTTCACTCAGAAAGCCAATGAATGGTGGAGCAATCCATATCGCTTATTATACACAATGAATACTCTGAGGGTTCCATTTATAAGAGATGGTATTTTATATGCATCTGAAGTGACAATTAAAAAGCCATTGCCACTTGAAGGGTACAAGATTATCGATGTTGGTTGTGGTGGAGGCCTCTTGGCTGAACCATTGGCAAGACTTGGTGCACAAGTCACTGGGCTTGATCCTGGCTTGGAGAACATTGAAGCTGCAAAAGAACATGCTTCCCAAGATGAAGAAATCAATAATCGATTGAATTATGTATGTGAcactattgaaaattttgttactgTTTCCCCTGGCACATTTGATGCTGTTGTGTGCAGTGAAGTCATTGAACATGTGGCTGATGTTccaatatttgttaataattgtgTGGAACTTGCTAAAGAAGGTGGATCACTGTTTTTTACTACTATTAACCGCACAACTGTATCTTATTTTGCAGCCATTTTAGCTGCAGAATACGTTTTAAACATTGTTCCTCGAGGAACTCACAATTGGAATAAATTTGTTCAGCCGAGTGAATTAAGTGAAATGTTGAAAGGTTTAAATTGTCGAATAGTATCGATAGAAGGAATGCTGTACAATCCTTTGACTAGAACATGGAATTGGTGTAGTAACACCTCAAATAATTATGCTTTGcatgctataaaataa
- the LOC129962198 gene encoding zinc finger matrin-type protein 5-like, whose product MPCLDESTYVTKSARLAVFARYCVGNVIKEELIETTSLPTTTKDTDIYAATILEEAKSKKPCRKFNTTGHCEFGSNCKYSHLTADDILNLMEQANQEKLGTKGKKPRTDPDIDSWVQTKSLKVAQSSNKGPSDPVKPVLPPIISNIPSLPPSLIPCKPSELLNIKKDAGNHWG is encoded by the exons ATGCCATGTCTTGACGAAAGTACTTACGTCACTAAATCTGCACGTTTAGCTGTTTTTGCTCGATATTGTGTAGGAAATGtcattaaagaagaattaattgaGACAACTTCGTTGCCAACAACCACAAAGGACACAGATATTT ATGCTGCAACGATTTTAGAAGAAGCTAAATCGAAGAAGCCATGCCGGAAGTTCAATACTACAG gtcaTTGTGAATTCGGAAGTAATTGCAAATATTCTCATTTAACTGCAGACGATATTTTAAATCTCATGGAACAag cCAATCAAGAAAAATTAGGAACTAAAGGAAAGAAGCCAAGGACAGATCCAGATATTGATTCATGGGTACAAACTAAATCGTTGAAAGTGGCTCAATCCTCTAATAAAGGCCCTTCAGATCCAGTAAAACCTGTCTTACCACCAATTATTTCCAACATTCCTAGTCTTCCTCCTTCTCTTATTCCGTGTAAACCATCTGAacttctgaatattaaaaaagatgcaGGGAATCACTGGGGTTAA